The window GTAGCAAGAAGACGAGGAGTAGTATTACCAAATCCATCATTTCTCATCCTCCACGCTCTTCCACCCCCGAGCAACGACTTCGATCACGAACAGACATAAAGATCCTCGGTACTAGAGACCTTTTTCGGTGAGCACGTCGAACGAACTGACATGACGGACGAGCCATGGTCTTCATCCTCTCATTCTCGACGATTACTcctttcaatctctctctctctctctctctctctctcttttcggtCACTAGCCATTCCCAGGAAGCAATACGAATTTAAGCTTGGAAGAATAATATAGCTGTTTACTccgatatctctctctgtctctctttctgtttgcAGAAGCCGAGAACGGTGGCGCCATCGGGCTTGATATCAATCATCCTGGAGGCAGGAACACGGAGGAGGATCATCGACACTTTCCGGGTAACGAGAGGAATACgagaaataacaacaacaacaataacaataacaataacaacagtaACAGTAACAGTAACAGTAACAGCGGTAGCAATAGCAACAATAACCAAAGCAGCAACAGCACCGATAACAACAATACCAATAATAAAGAGGAAGTTAAAGAAGAGGAAGTTTGGCCCGTTGAGAATATCGACGTTAATTCTACGATCGATTTGTTTtatccaaagaaaaagagaaaatctgaTGTAACGACGTCATCGGCAACGACGATGACACCGACGATAGAACGATCgaataggaataataataCCGAAAAGAGGACAATTAGAAAGGAAGTAAATAGAATCGAGTTTCTCGATTACGAGGAGACAGAGTCGTCACGGTATCAGAGGGATCAGAGTAAAAAGGTTGATCAGGGTATATCGAGGATTCAGGATGATCCCAAGGACGATTCAACCGTGACGATCGTACCACCGAGATCCCATCAAAGGATACCGATCGATGTCACTACGTCCAGGGATTTCTCGGTGTTAGCTGGTAGTACGAGCCTATTCGAAAGCCGATTGGAAAACAGTGTCACAGTGAAGGCTACTTACTTGGAAGTACCTCGACAGGATCTCTCGacgagtagtagtagtagtagtagtagtaatagtagtaatagtaatagtagtaatagtagtagtagtatcat is drawn from Vespula pensylvanica isolate Volc-1 chromosome 10, ASM1446617v1, whole genome shotgun sequence and contains these coding sequences:
- the LOC122632364 gene encoding putative uncharacterized protein DDB_G0292292; its protein translation is MTYRLTSVSNQDFSEAENGGAIGLDINHPGGRNTEEDHRHFPGNERNTRNNNNNNNNNNNNSNSNSNSNSGSNSNNNQSSNSTDNNNTNNKEEVKEEEVWPVENIDVNSTIDLFYPKKKRKSDVTTSSATTMTPTIERSNRNNNTEKRTIRKEVNRIEFLDYEETESSRYQRDQSKKVDQGISRIQDDPKDDSTVTIVPPRSHQRIPIDVTTSRDFSVLAGSTSLFESRLENSVTVKATYLEQQQQQQ